From a region of the Sesamum indicum cultivar Zhongzhi No. 13 linkage group LG3, S_indicum_v1.0, whole genome shotgun sequence genome:
- the LOC105159444 gene encoding uncharacterized protein LOC105159444 isoform X1, translated as MTRPISCRPDFRAWADDGDADGGGPDDYDMDEDEVEEVDNKKDFDVDYDTAAAVAVAAAGHGGEDDIAMVHSKSFVSTQGWDSEKIVDYRINEDEFHKICLLDCDFFIRKPPDPDNDVYDFREMYVTPPDTDIYAIPKVLAPMPQKYIRCAQSDYGCYNVTEPPIDAPRDPMYKSEREVLKVFLTKHYRNRRLGDPEFALDFEEIYVIDSKTKSITRAKVVVTVPGGSERDRKNDLLIVRDNGNSFKIIPSGERDDPTTVIEKEEWNKTRQDMEKHLRKLRDFSVSNWF; from the exons ATGACCCGGCCCATATCTTGCAGACCGGACTTCCGGGCATGGGCGGATGACGGAGACGCAGATGGAGGAGGCCCGGATGACTATGACATGGACGAAGATGAGGTGGAGGAGGTCGACAACAAGAAGGATTTCGATGTCGATTATGACACCGCCGCCGCTGTAGCCGTCGCCGCCGCCGGCCATGGCGGAGAAGATGACATTGCAATGGTGCATAGCAAGAGTTTCGTGTCCACTCAGGGTTGGGACTCCGAGAAAATAGTTGATTATCGCATAAATGAAGatgaatttcataaaatttgtctTTTGGATTGTGATTTTTTCATTCGGAAGCCTCCTGATCCCGACAATGACGTGTACGATTTTCGGGAG ATGTATGTCACCCCTCCAGACACAGATATATATGCAATTCCAAAGGTTCTTGCACCCATGCCTCAAAAG TATATTCGTTGTGCACAGAGTGATTATGGGTGCTACAATGTGACAGAGCCACCAATTGATGCGCCTCGAGACCCCATGTACAAGTCTGAAAGGGAAGTCTTGAAG GTTTTCCTGACAAAACACTACAGGAACCGTCGATTGGGTGATCCAGAATTTGCTCTGGATTTTGAGGAGATCTAtgtaattgattcaaaaacaaaatcaatcacAAGGGCGAAAGTTGTG GTGACAGTTCCTGGAGGAAGTGAGCGAGATAGAAAAAATGATTTGCTGATTGTTCGTGATAATGGGAAttcctttaaaataattccCTCG GGCGAAAGAGATGATCCAACCACAGTAATAGAGAAGGAAGAGTGGAACAAAACTAGGCAAGATATGGAAAAGCACCTCAGAAAGCTTCGGGACTTTAGCGTCTCAAATTGGTTTTAA
- the LOC105159445 gene encoding uncharacterized protein LOC105159445: MVEGSEGGGPELGPGSKPTSSFEAAGGRLRFTVELRPGETTIVSWKKLLREANSSKSNRPGPSNSGQSFEAQRQPVAQPPPPPPPLAPSSSKQTTEAEPKDSQAQAGSNRLSTVIERIERMYAGNGSSDEEDVVLDNIPDDDEYDTEDSFIDDTELDDYFQVDNLAIKHDGFFVNRGKLEPIEPTICTNQQPKKRRRKDLTKGHGGSDDGHNPNKIVKVGNRGRKRNSASQSHGVSMPNIHGEDMQFQAALANASEVSLKKKTTDMQTAVHPSELLNGDAIREDTETDLKIPGDPSSTNHITKWKVSEFQDTSTQRSNDKSPHLSKSHTEKQLYNIDDLDQSTQQKGKSGLAERFDLNIPASRDSLPTTRKEGAGVRPKGATLEKAIRELEKIVAEFRPPSTEVQDPDISSQAVKRRLPAEIKQKLGKIARLAQASTGKIPKDVINRLMSIVGHLMQIRTLKRNLKVMANMGLSAKQEKEDRIQKIKQEVAEMVKLRIPYMKSKIQQQTANSDDFKEAGPEEKEALKRKYSLDDVLENKICDLYDLYVERLEEDSGPPVRKLYEELAVLWPCGFMDTGGIKRAIYRAKNRKGLCSLRKDRDKIKKKKVLAPKAVDAMNVTQAQHIHEKKLSDSRDQVSALTSKPILSAAVAQGAGLLPVAFANGSNIDKLKQAKKNGSSSKGPVPVMPSDVLPKKKVKRKPNAEVNEAQFCLEKLVSQGEERRRHPKHAALPLSKSNLQPASGSAYQT, translated from the exons ATGGTAGAAGGGAGTGAAGGCGGCGGGCCCGAATTGGGGCCCGGGTCAAAACCCACGTCATCATTCGAAGCAGCCGGAGGCCGCCTCCGGTTCACGGTGGAGCTGCGGCCCGGAGAAACGACAATTGTTTCGTGGAAAAAGCTTCTCAGAGAGGCTAATTCGAGCAAGTCCAATCGGCCCGGCCCATCAAATTCGGGCCAATCTTTCGAGGCCCAACGTCAGCCTGTTGCTCAGCCCCCGCCTCCCCCACCTCCTTTGGCGCCTTCTTCTTCAAAGCAAACTACGGAGGCTGAACCAAAGGATTCACAGGCGCAGGCCGGGTCGAATCGGTTGAGCACCGTGATTGAGAGAATTGAGCGAATGTACGCG GGTAATGGGAGTAGCGATGAGGAAGATGTTGTTCTCGATAATATTcctgatgatgatgagtatGATACAGAGGATTCATTCATTGATGATACTGAGCTG GATGACTACTTTCAGGTGGACAACTTGGCAATAAAACATGATGGATTTTTCGTTAACCGTGGGAAGTTGGAGCCAAT TGAACCTACCATATGCACGAACCAACAACCAAAAAAGAGAAGACGTAAAGATTTGACAAAAGGTCATGGTGGGAGTGACGATGGACATAATCCgaataaaattgtgaaagtAGGAAATAGAGGTAGAAAAAGAAACTCAGCTAGTCAGTCTCACGGAGTGTCGATGCCAAACATACATGGTGAGGATATGCAGTTTCAGGCTGCTCTGGCAAATGCTTCTGAAGTTtcattaaagaagaaaactacAGATATGCAGACTGCGGTGCATCCTTCAGAACTGTTGAATGGTGATGCCATCAGGGAGGACACTGAAACTGATCTGAAAATACCTGGAGATCCCTCATCAACGAACCATATTACCAAATGGAAAGTGAGCGAATTTCAAGATACTTCAACTCAGAGGTCAAATGATAAAAGTCCACATCTAAGCAAATCTCATACTGAAAAACAACTATATAACATTGATGATCTAGATCAGTCGACTCAACAGAAAGGGAAAAGTGGACTGGCAGAAAGATTTGACCTTAATATTCCTGCAAGCAGGGACTCTCTGCCGACTACG AGAAAGGAAGGCGCTGGTGTTAGACCAAAAGGTGCAACGCTCGAGAAGGCAATCAGAGAGTTGGAGAAGATAGTAGCAGAAT TTCGACCACCTTCTACGGAAGTTCAGGATCCTGATATTTCATCTCAGGCAGTCAAAAGGAGATTGCCAGCTGAAATAAAGCAGAAACTGGGCAAAATTGCTAGATTAGCG CAAGCCAGTACTGGTAAAATACCTAAGGATGTGATCAATCGCCTGATGAGCATTGTTGGGCACTTGATGCAAATTAGGACACTAAAG CGAAACCTTAAAGTCATGGCTAATATGGGATTATCTGCCAAACAAGAGAAGGAAGATCGAATACAGAAGATAAAACAAGAAGTCGCAGAGATGGTTAAGCTGCGGATTCCATATATGAAATCAAAA ATTCAGCAACAAACTGCAAATTCAGACGATTTCAAGGAAGCTGGTCCAGAAGAGAAAGAAGCCTTGAAACGCAAGTACAGCTTGGACGATGTATTGGAGAATAAGATTTGCGACTTATATGACCTTTATGTTGAG AGACTGGAAGAAGATTCAGGTCCACCAGTTCGAAAGCTGTATGAAGAG CTTGCAGTATTGTGGCCATGTGGATTCATGGATACTGGTGGAATTAAACGTGCCATATATAGAGCGAAAAACAGAAAGGGACTGTGCAGTCTGCGCAAG GATCGagataaaatcaagaagaaaaaggtgTTGGCACCAAAAGCAGTGGATGCTATGAATGTTACTCAGGCACAGCATATTCATGAGAAAAAATTGTCAGATTCTCGTGACCAAGTTTCCGCTTTGACAAGCAAGCCCATTCTCAGTGCTGCAGTAGCACAAGGTGCTGGTCTTCTTCCTGTTGCCTTTGCAAATGGTTCCAACATTGACAAGCTGAAGCAAGCAAAAAAGAATGGGAGCTCCAGCAAGGGTCCTGTTCCTGTGATGCCATCCGATGtattaccaaaaaagaaagtaaagagGAAGCCAAATGCAGAGGTTAATGAAGCTCAGTTCTGCCTTGAGAAGCTCGTTTCACAGGGGGAGGAACGGCGCAGGCACCCTAAGCATGCCGCACTTCCTCTGTCTAAATCAAACCTTCAACCAGCCTCAGGCTCCGCATACCAGACTTAA
- the LOC105159444 gene encoding uncharacterized protein LOC105159444 isoform X2 has translation MTRPISCRPDFRAWADDGDADGGGPDDYDMDEDEVEEVDNKKDFDVDYDTAAAVAVAAAGHGGEDDIAMVHSKSFVSTQGWDSEKIVDYRINEDEFHKICLLDCDFFIRKPPDPDNDVYDFREMYVTPPDTDIYAIPKVLAPMPQKYIRCAQSDYGCYNVTEPPIDAPRDPMYKSEREVLKVTVPGGSERDRKNDLLIVRDNGNSFKIIPSGERDDPTTVIEKEEWNKTRQDMEKHLRKLRDFSVSNWF, from the exons ATGACCCGGCCCATATCTTGCAGACCGGACTTCCGGGCATGGGCGGATGACGGAGACGCAGATGGAGGAGGCCCGGATGACTATGACATGGACGAAGATGAGGTGGAGGAGGTCGACAACAAGAAGGATTTCGATGTCGATTATGACACCGCCGCCGCTGTAGCCGTCGCCGCCGCCGGCCATGGCGGAGAAGATGACATTGCAATGGTGCATAGCAAGAGTTTCGTGTCCACTCAGGGTTGGGACTCCGAGAAAATAGTTGATTATCGCATAAATGAAGatgaatttcataaaatttgtctTTTGGATTGTGATTTTTTCATTCGGAAGCCTCCTGATCCCGACAATGACGTGTACGATTTTCGGGAG ATGTATGTCACCCCTCCAGACACAGATATATATGCAATTCCAAAGGTTCTTGCACCCATGCCTCAAAAG TATATTCGTTGTGCACAGAGTGATTATGGGTGCTACAATGTGACAGAGCCACCAATTGATGCGCCTCGAGACCCCATGTACAAGTCTGAAAGGGAAGTCTTGAAG GTGACAGTTCCTGGAGGAAGTGAGCGAGATAGAAAAAATGATTTGCTGATTGTTCGTGATAATGGGAAttcctttaaaataattccCTCG GGCGAAAGAGATGATCCAACCACAGTAATAGAGAAGGAAGAGTGGAACAAAACTAGGCAAGATATGGAAAAGCACCTCAGAAAGCTTCGGGACTTTAGCGTCTCAAATTGGTTTTAA